A DNA window from Betta splendens chromosome 6, fBetSpl5.4, whole genome shotgun sequence contains the following coding sequences:
- the sin3aa gene encoding SIN3 transcription regulator family member Aa isoform X1, translating into MTCRVGRANASGGGRLQLFCYKHESGVRSLFPGSLSSHKYEVIMKRRLEDQETVFASQQRRLAGNAEAFQHRVLAPAPAPAVYEAVPDNMQPTAGVQYSAPQGYQVPTVAQNSGGHGHTPSPAVHSGSHHHSSAVQAHGPSAMAGHGHTAAPQASVQGQQQFQRLKVEDALSYLDQVKLQFGNQPQVYNDFLDIMKEFKSQSIDTPGVISRVSQLFKGHPDLIMGFNTFLPPGYKIEVQTNDLVNVTTPGQIHHISPHGISVQNIPITGAATQQQAQLPSAATTTAPPLVTQPTPPKMSKPQALTPSSQSNPSIPAYTSPRSPPMQLHPPVSGTPTGPPMQNNQPVEFNHAINYVNKIKNRFQGQPDIYKAFLEILHTYQKEQRNAKEAGGNYTPALTEQEVYAQVARLFKNQEDLLSEFGQFLPDANSSVMLNKTTAEKAESVRNDHGGTAKKLQLNNKQRPSQNGCQIRRHPTPGTTPPIKKKPKLLNMKDPSVADASKHGVGTESLFFEKVRKALRSAEAYDNFLRCLVIFNQEVISRAELVQLVLPFLGKFPELFNWFKNFLGYREMSHIETYPKERATEGIAMEIDYASCKRLGSSYRALPKSYQQPKCTGRTPLCKEVLNDTWVSFPSWSEDSTFVSSKKTQYEEHIYRCEDERFELDVVLETNLATIRVLETVQRKLSRMSAEEQAKFRLDNTLGGSSEVVHRKAIQRIYGDKAPDIIDGLKKNPAVSVPIVLKRLKTKEEEWREAQRGFNKIWREQNEKYYLKSLDHQGINFKQNDTKVLRSKSLLNEIESLYDERQEQASEEGATPPTGPHLTLTYDDSQILEDAATLIIHHVKRQTSIQKEDKYKIKQIIYHFIPDMLFSQRGELSDVEEEEEEEEMDLEEGASKKHNGVPGSRSPSKNKLLFGNTAAQKLRGCDDAYNLFYVNNNWYIFLRLHQTLCSRLLRLYGQAERQIEEEVRERDWEKEVLGLKKEKSDNPAVQLRLKEPMDIEVEDYYSAFLEMVRNLLDGNMEASQYEDSLREMFTIHAYIAFTMDKLIQSIVRQLQHIVSDEICVQVTDLYLAESSNGASGGTLSTQSTRSSAEALYQKKAEQLMSDENCFKVMFLKNRAKVQLTVELLDTEEENSDEPMEAERWSDYVGRYLNTDSTTPELREHLAQKPVFLPRNLRRIRKYHKGREQLDKEAYEGGKKSLEKEKMECMFKLNSYKMVYVFKSEDYMYRRTALLRAHQSHERVSTRLHKRFQAWVDAWAKEHVSRDMLAETNKWLMGEGRDGLLPCTTSRNAEILHFMNINKYRVKYGPPSKAP; encoded by the exons atgacgTGTCGTGTAGGACGCGCCAATGCCAGCGGAGGGGGGCGTCTCCAACTATTTTGTTACAAACACGAATCCGGAGTAAGGAGTCTTTTTCCTGG GTCTCTCAGTTCTCACAAGTATGAGGTCATAATGAAGCGGCGACTGGAGGATCAGGAAACGGTTTTTGCGTCCCAGCAGCGACGCCTCGCTGGCAACGCCGAGGCTTTTCAGCATCGTGTCCTGgccccggctccggctccagctgTGTATGAGGCCGTGCCTGACAACATGCAGCCCACAGCCGGCGTCCAGTACTCTGCCCCCCAGGGCTACCAG GTTCCTACAGTGGCCCAGAATAGCGGAGGTCATGGCCACACTCCAAGTCCAGCCGTCCACAGTGGGTCTCACCACCACAGCTCAGCGGTCCAAGCGCATGGGCCTTCAGCCATGGCGGGACATGGCCATACAGCCGCTCCGCAAGCGTCGGTGCAGGGCCAGCAACAGTTCCAGAGGCTCAAG GTGGAGGATGCTCTGTCTTACTTGGATCAAGTGAAGCTGCAGTTTGGCAACCAGCCTCAGGTCTACAACGACTTTCTGGACATAATGAAAGAGTTTAAGTCTCAAAG TATTGACACTCCAGGGGTCATCAGCAGAGTGTCACAGTTGTTTAAAGGCCATCCCGACCTCATCATGGGATTCAACACCTTTCTGCCACCGGGCTACAAGATCGAGGTCCAGACAAACGACCTGGTCAACGTGACAACACCGGGTCAGATCCACCACATCTCCCCACATGGCATTTCTGTGCAAAACATCCCTATAACAGGAGCAGCTACCCAGCAGCAAGCACAGTTACCATCTGCAGCAaccaccactgctccaccccTTGTAACACAGCCCACGCCTCCCAAGATGAGCAAG CCCCAGGCCTTAACACCAAGCAGCCAGAGCAATCCGTCCATCCCTGCGTACActtctcctcgctctcctccaatGCAGCTCCACCCACCAGTGAGCGGGACCCCCACCGGTCCACCCATGCAGAACAACCAGCCTGTTGAGTTCAACCATGCCATAAACTACGTCAACAAGATCAAGAACCGCTTCCAGGGCCAGCCTGACATCTACAAAGCCTTTCTGGAGATCCTTCACACATACCAG AAGGAACAACGTAATGCAAAGGAGGCTGGAGGGAACTACACACCTGCACTGACAGAACAGGAGGTCTACGCTCAGGTGGCCAGGCTCTTCAAGAACCAAGAAGACCTGCTCTCAGAGTTTGGGCAGTTTCTCCCTGATGCCAACAGCTCAGTG ATgttaaacaaaaccacagctgaGAAGGCAGAGTCGGTGCGCAATGACCATGGTGGCACTGCcaaaaagctgcagctcaaCAACAAACAGAGGCCCAGTCAGAACGGCTGCCAGATCCGACGGCATCCAACCCCAGGGACCACACCGCCCATCAAG AAGAAGCCCAAGCTACTAAACATGAAAGATCCCTCCGTGGCAGATGCCAGCAAGCATGGGGTCGGCACAGAGTCTCTGTTTTTTGAGAAG GTTCGTAAAGCCTTGCGAAGTGCAGAGGCCTACGACAACTTCCTGCGGTGCCTGGTCATCTTTAATCAGGAGGTGATCTCCAGGGCAGAGTTGGTTCAGCTGGTGCTGCCCTTCTTAGG AAAATTTCCTGAGCTCTTCAACTGGTTTAAAAACTTTCTGGGATATCGGGAAATGTCTCACATCGAAACCTACCCCAAGGAACGGGCCACTGAAGGTATCGCCATGGAGATTGATTATGCCTCCTGTAAGCGCCTGGGCTCCAGTTACAGAGCCCTGCCCAAAAGCTACCAGCAACCCAAGTGCACTGGCAGAACTCCACTTTGCAAAGAG GTCTTGAATGACACCTGGGTCTCTTTCCCCTCCTGGTCTGAGGATTCTACGTTTGTCAGCTCAAAGAAGACTCAGTATGAAGAGCATATCTACAGATGTGAAGATGAACGGTTTGAG CTGGATGTAGTGCTGGAAACCAATCTGGCAACCATCAGAGTCCTGGAGACAGTACAGCGGAAGCTGTCTCGTatgtctgcagaggagcaggcaaaGTTCCGCCTGGACAACACGCTGGGTGGCTCGTCAGAGGTTGTGCACCGCAAAGCCATCCAGAGGATATACGGGGACAAGGCGCCCGACATCATCGATGGCCTGAAGAAAAACCCGGCAGTTTCTGTCCCCATCGTGTTGAAGAG GTTAAAGACGAAGGAGGAAGAGTGGCGGGAAGCGCAGCGAGGTTTCAATAAGATCTGGAGGGAGCAGAACGAGAAGTATTACCTCAAGTCTCTCGACCATCAAGGCATCAACTTCAAGCAGAATGACACCAAAGTGCTTCGATCCAAGTCCTTGCTGAATGAAATCGAAAGCCTCTACGATGAG cgGCAGGAGCAGGCCTCTGAAGAGGGCGCCACCCCACCCACCGGCCCCCACCTGACGCTGACGTACGACGACAGTCAGATCCTGGAGGATGCAGCGACGCTCATCATCCACCACGTCAAGCGGCAAACCAGCATTCAGAAGGAGGACAAATACAAGATCAAACAGATCATCTACCACTTCATCCCCGACATGCTGTTCTCGCAGCGGGGCGAGCTCTccgatgtggaggaggaggaggaggaagaggagatggacCTGGAGGAAGGCGCCTCCAAAAAGCACAACGGCGTCCCCGGCAGCAGGAGTCCTTCCAAGAACAAGTTGTTGTTCGGCAACACGGCGGCGCAGAAGCTGCGCGGGTGCGACGACGCCTACAACCTCTTCTACGTCAACAACAACTGGTACATCTTCCTGCGGCTGCACCAGACGCTGTGCTCGCGCCTGCTCCGGCTGTACGGGCAGGCGGAGCGGCAGAtcgaggaggaggtgagggagcgGGACTGGGAGAAGGAGGTGCTGGGACTCAAGAAGGAGAAGAGCGACAACCCAGCCGTCcagctgaggctgaaggagcCCA TGGACATTGAGGTGGAGGATTACTACTCTGCCTTCTTGGAGATGGTTCGGAATCTGCTGGATGGCAATATGGAGGCCTCCCAGTACGAGGACTCACTTAGAGAAATGTTCACCATCCACGCGTACATTGCCTTCACCATGGACAAACTCATCCAAAGCATCGTCCGACAG CTTCAGCATATTGTGAGCGACGAGATCTGCGTCCAGGTAACAGACCTTTACCTGGCGGAGAGCTCCAACGGCGCCAGCGGAGGAACTTTGTCCACTCAGTCTACGAGGAGCTCCGCAGAGGCCCTGTACCAGAAGAAGGCTGAGCAGCTCATGTCTGATGAGAACTGCTTCAAG GTGATGTTTTTGAAAAACCGAGCCAAAGTGCAGCTCACCGTGGAGCTGCTcgacacggaggaggagaactcGGACGAGCCCATGGAGGCCGAG CGTTGGTCTGATTACGTCGGACGATACTTAAACACAGATTCCACCACACCTGAACTGAGGGAGCACCTCGCTCAGAAGCCAGTTTTTCTTCCCAG GAATCTGAGGCGGATCCGAAAGTACCACAAGGGCAGAGAGCAACTGGACAAAGAGGCCTACGAGGGAGGCAAGAAGTCCCTCgagaaggagaagatggagtGTATGTTCAAACTCAACTCTTACAAGATGGTGTACGTATTCAAGTCCGAGGACTACATGTACCGACGCACTGCCCTGCTGCGAGCTCACCAG TCACACGAGAGAGTGAGCACGCGGCTGCACAAGCGCTTTCAGGCCTGGGTGGACGCGTGGGCGAAGGAGCACGTCAGCCGGGACATGCTCGCCGAGACCAACAAGTGGCTGATGGGCGAAGGGCGCGACGGCCTGTTACCCTGCACCACCAGCCGCAACGCCGAGATCCTCCACTTCATGAACATCAACAAGTACCGCGTCAAGTACGGGCCGCCCAGCAAGGCTCCGTAG
- the sin3aa gene encoding SIN3 transcription regulator family member Aa isoform X2 → MTCRVGRANASGGGRLQLFCYKHESGVRSLFPGSLSSHKYEVIMKRRLEDQETVFASQQRRLAGNAEAFQHRVLAPAPAPAVYEAVPDNMQPTAGVQYSAPQGYQVPTVAQNSGGHGHTPSPAVHSGSHHHSSAVQAHGPSAMAGHGHTAAPQASVQGQQQFQRLKVEDALSYLDQVKLQFGNQPQVYNDFLDIMKEFKSQSIDTPGVISRVSQLFKGHPDLIMGFNTFLPPGYKIEVQTNDLVNVTTPGQIHHISPHGISVQNIPITGAATQQQAQLPSAATTTAPPLVTQPTPPKMSKPQALTPSSQSNPSIPAYTSPRSPPMQLHPPVSGTPTGPPMQNNQPVEFNHAINYVNKIKNRFQGQPDIYKAFLEILHTYQKEQRNAKEAGGNYTPALTEQEVYAQVARLFKNQEDLLSEFGQFLPDANSSVMLNKTTAEKAESVRNDHGGTAKKLQLNNKQRPSQNGCQIRRHPTPGTTPPIKKPKLLNMKDPSVADASKHGVGTESLFFEKVRKALRSAEAYDNFLRCLVIFNQEVISRAELVQLVLPFLGKFPELFNWFKNFLGYREMSHIETYPKERATEGIAMEIDYASCKRLGSSYRALPKSYQQPKCTGRTPLCKEVLNDTWVSFPSWSEDSTFVSSKKTQYEEHIYRCEDERFELDVVLETNLATIRVLETVQRKLSRMSAEEQAKFRLDNTLGGSSEVVHRKAIQRIYGDKAPDIIDGLKKNPAVSVPIVLKRLKTKEEEWREAQRGFNKIWREQNEKYYLKSLDHQGINFKQNDTKVLRSKSLLNEIESLYDERQEQASEEGATPPTGPHLTLTYDDSQILEDAATLIIHHVKRQTSIQKEDKYKIKQIIYHFIPDMLFSQRGELSDVEEEEEEEEMDLEEGASKKHNGVPGSRSPSKNKLLFGNTAAQKLRGCDDAYNLFYVNNNWYIFLRLHQTLCSRLLRLYGQAERQIEEEVRERDWEKEVLGLKKEKSDNPAVQLRLKEPMDIEVEDYYSAFLEMVRNLLDGNMEASQYEDSLREMFTIHAYIAFTMDKLIQSIVRQLQHIVSDEICVQVTDLYLAESSNGASGGTLSTQSTRSSAEALYQKKAEQLMSDENCFKVMFLKNRAKVQLTVELLDTEEENSDEPMEAERWSDYVGRYLNTDSTTPELREHLAQKPVFLPRNLRRIRKYHKGREQLDKEAYEGGKKSLEKEKMECMFKLNSYKMVYVFKSEDYMYRRTALLRAHQSHERVSTRLHKRFQAWVDAWAKEHVSRDMLAETNKWLMGEGRDGLLPCTTSRNAEILHFMNINKYRVKYGPPSKAP, encoded by the exons atgacgTGTCGTGTAGGACGCGCCAATGCCAGCGGAGGGGGGCGTCTCCAACTATTTTGTTACAAACACGAATCCGGAGTAAGGAGTCTTTTTCCTGG GTCTCTCAGTTCTCACAAGTATGAGGTCATAATGAAGCGGCGACTGGAGGATCAGGAAACGGTTTTTGCGTCCCAGCAGCGACGCCTCGCTGGCAACGCCGAGGCTTTTCAGCATCGTGTCCTGgccccggctccggctccagctgTGTATGAGGCCGTGCCTGACAACATGCAGCCCACAGCCGGCGTCCAGTACTCTGCCCCCCAGGGCTACCAG GTTCCTACAGTGGCCCAGAATAGCGGAGGTCATGGCCACACTCCAAGTCCAGCCGTCCACAGTGGGTCTCACCACCACAGCTCAGCGGTCCAAGCGCATGGGCCTTCAGCCATGGCGGGACATGGCCATACAGCCGCTCCGCAAGCGTCGGTGCAGGGCCAGCAACAGTTCCAGAGGCTCAAG GTGGAGGATGCTCTGTCTTACTTGGATCAAGTGAAGCTGCAGTTTGGCAACCAGCCTCAGGTCTACAACGACTTTCTGGACATAATGAAAGAGTTTAAGTCTCAAAG TATTGACACTCCAGGGGTCATCAGCAGAGTGTCACAGTTGTTTAAAGGCCATCCCGACCTCATCATGGGATTCAACACCTTTCTGCCACCGGGCTACAAGATCGAGGTCCAGACAAACGACCTGGTCAACGTGACAACACCGGGTCAGATCCACCACATCTCCCCACATGGCATTTCTGTGCAAAACATCCCTATAACAGGAGCAGCTACCCAGCAGCAAGCACAGTTACCATCTGCAGCAaccaccactgctccaccccTTGTAACACAGCCCACGCCTCCCAAGATGAGCAAG CCCCAGGCCTTAACACCAAGCAGCCAGAGCAATCCGTCCATCCCTGCGTACActtctcctcgctctcctccaatGCAGCTCCACCCACCAGTGAGCGGGACCCCCACCGGTCCACCCATGCAGAACAACCAGCCTGTTGAGTTCAACCATGCCATAAACTACGTCAACAAGATCAAGAACCGCTTCCAGGGCCAGCCTGACATCTACAAAGCCTTTCTGGAGATCCTTCACACATACCAG AAGGAACAACGTAATGCAAAGGAGGCTGGAGGGAACTACACACCTGCACTGACAGAACAGGAGGTCTACGCTCAGGTGGCCAGGCTCTTCAAGAACCAAGAAGACCTGCTCTCAGAGTTTGGGCAGTTTCTCCCTGATGCCAACAGCTCAGTG ATgttaaacaaaaccacagctgaGAAGGCAGAGTCGGTGCGCAATGACCATGGTGGCACTGCcaaaaagctgcagctcaaCAACAAACAGAGGCCCAGTCAGAACGGCTGCCAGATCCGACGGCATCCAACCCCAGGGACCACACCGCCCATCAAG AAGCCCAAGCTACTAAACATGAAAGATCCCTCCGTGGCAGATGCCAGCAAGCATGGGGTCGGCACAGAGTCTCTGTTTTTTGAGAAG GTTCGTAAAGCCTTGCGAAGTGCAGAGGCCTACGACAACTTCCTGCGGTGCCTGGTCATCTTTAATCAGGAGGTGATCTCCAGGGCAGAGTTGGTTCAGCTGGTGCTGCCCTTCTTAGG AAAATTTCCTGAGCTCTTCAACTGGTTTAAAAACTTTCTGGGATATCGGGAAATGTCTCACATCGAAACCTACCCCAAGGAACGGGCCACTGAAGGTATCGCCATGGAGATTGATTATGCCTCCTGTAAGCGCCTGGGCTCCAGTTACAGAGCCCTGCCCAAAAGCTACCAGCAACCCAAGTGCACTGGCAGAACTCCACTTTGCAAAGAG GTCTTGAATGACACCTGGGTCTCTTTCCCCTCCTGGTCTGAGGATTCTACGTTTGTCAGCTCAAAGAAGACTCAGTATGAAGAGCATATCTACAGATGTGAAGATGAACGGTTTGAG CTGGATGTAGTGCTGGAAACCAATCTGGCAACCATCAGAGTCCTGGAGACAGTACAGCGGAAGCTGTCTCGTatgtctgcagaggagcaggcaaaGTTCCGCCTGGACAACACGCTGGGTGGCTCGTCAGAGGTTGTGCACCGCAAAGCCATCCAGAGGATATACGGGGACAAGGCGCCCGACATCATCGATGGCCTGAAGAAAAACCCGGCAGTTTCTGTCCCCATCGTGTTGAAGAG GTTAAAGACGAAGGAGGAAGAGTGGCGGGAAGCGCAGCGAGGTTTCAATAAGATCTGGAGGGAGCAGAACGAGAAGTATTACCTCAAGTCTCTCGACCATCAAGGCATCAACTTCAAGCAGAATGACACCAAAGTGCTTCGATCCAAGTCCTTGCTGAATGAAATCGAAAGCCTCTACGATGAG cgGCAGGAGCAGGCCTCTGAAGAGGGCGCCACCCCACCCACCGGCCCCCACCTGACGCTGACGTACGACGACAGTCAGATCCTGGAGGATGCAGCGACGCTCATCATCCACCACGTCAAGCGGCAAACCAGCATTCAGAAGGAGGACAAATACAAGATCAAACAGATCATCTACCACTTCATCCCCGACATGCTGTTCTCGCAGCGGGGCGAGCTCTccgatgtggaggaggaggaggaggaagaggagatggacCTGGAGGAAGGCGCCTCCAAAAAGCACAACGGCGTCCCCGGCAGCAGGAGTCCTTCCAAGAACAAGTTGTTGTTCGGCAACACGGCGGCGCAGAAGCTGCGCGGGTGCGACGACGCCTACAACCTCTTCTACGTCAACAACAACTGGTACATCTTCCTGCGGCTGCACCAGACGCTGTGCTCGCGCCTGCTCCGGCTGTACGGGCAGGCGGAGCGGCAGAtcgaggaggaggtgagggagcgGGACTGGGAGAAGGAGGTGCTGGGACTCAAGAAGGAGAAGAGCGACAACCCAGCCGTCcagctgaggctgaaggagcCCA TGGACATTGAGGTGGAGGATTACTACTCTGCCTTCTTGGAGATGGTTCGGAATCTGCTGGATGGCAATATGGAGGCCTCCCAGTACGAGGACTCACTTAGAGAAATGTTCACCATCCACGCGTACATTGCCTTCACCATGGACAAACTCATCCAAAGCATCGTCCGACAG CTTCAGCATATTGTGAGCGACGAGATCTGCGTCCAGGTAACAGACCTTTACCTGGCGGAGAGCTCCAACGGCGCCAGCGGAGGAACTTTGTCCACTCAGTCTACGAGGAGCTCCGCAGAGGCCCTGTACCAGAAGAAGGCTGAGCAGCTCATGTCTGATGAGAACTGCTTCAAG GTGATGTTTTTGAAAAACCGAGCCAAAGTGCAGCTCACCGTGGAGCTGCTcgacacggaggaggagaactcGGACGAGCCCATGGAGGCCGAG CGTTGGTCTGATTACGTCGGACGATACTTAAACACAGATTCCACCACACCTGAACTGAGGGAGCACCTCGCTCAGAAGCCAGTTTTTCTTCCCAG GAATCTGAGGCGGATCCGAAAGTACCACAAGGGCAGAGAGCAACTGGACAAAGAGGCCTACGAGGGAGGCAAGAAGTCCCTCgagaaggagaagatggagtGTATGTTCAAACTCAACTCTTACAAGATGGTGTACGTATTCAAGTCCGAGGACTACATGTACCGACGCACTGCCCTGCTGCGAGCTCACCAG TCACACGAGAGAGTGAGCACGCGGCTGCACAAGCGCTTTCAGGCCTGGGTGGACGCGTGGGCGAAGGAGCACGTCAGCCGGGACATGCTCGCCGAGACCAACAAGTGGCTGATGGGCGAAGGGCGCGACGGCCTGTTACCCTGCACCACCAGCCGCAACGCCGAGATCCTCCACTTCATGAACATCAACAAGTACCGCGTCAAGTACGGGCCGCCCAGCAAGGCTCCGTAG